Proteins found in one Quercus robur chromosome 2, dhQueRobu3.1, whole genome shotgun sequence genomic segment:
- the LOC126693863 gene encoding uncharacterized protein LOC126693863, whose translation MQLFRDALDECSFMDLKFVGFPFTWHKHYAEFTVWERLDRALATNEWFSMFPGTKVLHLDGTASDHKALCISPEGMDCSFQKPFRFEHMWMTDKGCSETIEAVWSDNSPEPWDTRVLTKIDRCGQELTRWSRKSFGCVRKELEKKKKQLKEAEQWAVRTGDSRRMKWL comes from the coding sequence ATGCAATTGTTTCGTGACGCTCTTGATGAATGTAGCTTTAtggatttaaaatttgttgGCTTTCCTTTTACATGGCACAAACACTACGCAGAGTTTACAGTTTGGGAGAGACTTGATCGTGCCTTGGCCACAAACGAATGGTTCTCAATGTTCCCGGGTACAAAAGTTTTGCATTTAGATGGAACGGCTTCTGATCATAAGGCACTGTGTATTTCACCTGAAGGTATGGATTGTAGCTTCCAAAAACCTTTCAGGTTCGAGCATATGTGGATGACTGATAAGGGGTGTAGTGAGACCATTGAGGCTGTTTGGAGTGACAATTCTCCTGAGCCATGGGACACTAGAGTGTTAACAAAGATAGATAGATGTGGGCAGGAGTTGACCCGTTGGAGTAGGAAGAGTTTTGGTTGTGTTCGAAAAgaattggagaaaaaaaagaagcaattgAAGGAAGCAGAACAGTGGGCCGTTCGGACTGGGGATTCTAGGCGCATGAAATGGTTGTAG